The following DNA comes from Musa acuminata AAA Group cultivar baxijiao chromosome BXJ1-4, Cavendish_Baxijiao_AAA, whole genome shotgun sequence.
GATCAAGTAAGCACGCGCAGTGTGCGTGCATACATGAATATTACTGTATGCACGCCTTCTGTGTGAGGACGTCCAGTTTGCTCCTCACGACATCCAACCCATCCTTCATCTCTTTCAACAAGGCCACGAGTAAATCGATTAGGGTCCCAGACCAAATATAAAGAAACCATCAGAACGGCTAAGAGAGGGGACGAAAACATAGAAGACTGAGTATCCGAGAAGGCACACCTCGTTAGGGGCAGGGCAAGGGATTCCTCGCCGCCGCTTCTCGACTCGTAGTGGTCGCTCATAATCCCACCGAGGACAAGGCGACGGCCAAGGGATTCCTCGCCGCCGCTTCTCGACTCGTAGTGGTCGCTCATAATCCCACCGAGGACAAGGCGACGGCCATGAAGCACCTGGCAGAGGAGGCCGGCGGAGGTGGGATTCCAGAAAACAGAAGCCGGAGTCTTTAGACGAGAAGAACGAGGCACCGAAGTACGGCGGCGGGCAGCGACGCGGGCGAGAGTCGAAGGGGTGGTGTTTTGGAGATTTGGGAAGAATCGAAAACCTACTCCACATGAAGCTTGCTTAAAGCAAGGGTCAGCCGGCCCGTTCGTGGCAGTCTGCTCGGCCTGACCCGAACTTGGACCGGACCATAAGCAGCCCTGCACGTGTATCTTTACGATGATTTCATCGTAAAGATATAATAATATATGTCTGaatgaatattataattaatattattattaaaattattttatttttactatcatatatatatatatatataatagtttgatgtatataatataattatcttaataatataaattatattggaCTGCATTATCAAGGGTTAATGGCTTGTTTCAACACTGCGCGTGCCTAACAAgccatttaattataatattcgatGAAATCATCATAAAGATACACGTGCAGGGCTGCTTATGGTCCGGTCCAAGTTCGGGTCAGGCCGAGCAGACTGCCACGAACGGGCCGGCTGACCCTTGCTTTAAGCAAGCTTCATGTGGAGTAGGTTTTCGATTCTTCCCAAATCTCCAAAACCCCACCCCTTCTCTCGCCCGCGCCGCTGCCCGCCGCCGTACTTCGGTGCCTCGTTCTTCTCGTCTAAAGACTCCGGCTTCTGTTTCCTGGAATCCCACCTCCGCCGGCCTCCTCTGCCAGGTGCTTCATCCTGACAGGCCGTCGCCTTGCCCTCGGTGGGATTATGAGCGACCACCACGAGTCGAGAAGCGGCGGCGAGGAATCCCTTGCCCTGCCCCTAACGAGGTGTGCCTTCTCGGATACTCAGTCTTCTATGTTTTCATCCCCTCTCTTAGCCTTTCTGATGGTTTCTTTATATTTGGTCTGGGACCCTAATCGATTTAGGGACTCTCCTCAGCTCGTGGCCTTGTTGAAAGATATGAAGGATGGGTTGGATGTCGTGAGGAGCAAACTGGACGTCCTCACACAGAAGGTGGTAGGCGTTTGTTGTGCTTCTATATTGTCACTCTTTTATTCCCGTTTCTTGTTTGCTAAATTCTTTGTAAAAAGATTCGTGCTTTTGGCCATAAAGTTGGGAGCAAAAGAAATTCCTGCTTGGGTTAGCTGAATAATATAATCTCTTGCAGTAAATTTTGTATTTTTTACCTCATGTTTCTCAGTTTGAATTCAGGATGAAAGTAAACCaaaatatgatatatgattatgataaattttaatgatatgaAAGCTCATCGTGATCGAATTGTTAGATTTTTCTCTGGAAAATAATCAAGTGGAAAGACTTTTTTCAGCATTGGTTTATTAATGTTTTAGTTGTAACATCGTTTCTTTTGCTCCATGAAGTTGACATAGGGTTGCTTTTCTTGGCATTGTCCTAATTTGTGAAGCTTTAGGGAGTTTTTTTGGTTTCTACTTTGTTTTTCTGTCTGAGTTTGTGTGGCTTTATTGCATATAAATGTGGCTTACAATTTAAGTATTTAAGCTGCACAATGATAATCTACGAATAGTTAATCGGAATGCAGTCTTAATTACTtgatatatgaaaataaaaaaatgatttttttttttttggtggtcTCTATGTATGAGCACTGATTGTAGAATCATAATTTTGTCCATTAGGTGAGAGAAAACCAATTTCCAACATCTGAGGGTATGAGTTATCTAGATGCAAAGTATCTATTGCTTCTCAGCTACTGTCAATCTATCGTGTACTATCTGCTTCGCAAGGCAAAAGGATTATCCGTTCAGGACCATCCTATTGTAAAGAGCCTTGTGGAGATCAGGTTATTCCTGGAGAAGGTCTGTTCCTCGCACCAGTGTTATGTTTCATTTTTCTTCTTAGCATCATTTAATTTGGATATTTCCTGAAAAAAATTCTGTGTAGATTCGTCCAATAGATAAGAAGCTTGAGTACCAAACTCAGAAGCTCATACGGGCTGCTAGCAATTTTGTATCTGAGAAGATATCCACCCCTGACGACAAGGAAAAAAGTTTTCAAGATGAGGAAGATCCCCTGAAGTATCGGCCAAATCCTGGCATGCTTGTTAGCAAATCAGAACCAGGTGCCCAGGTAACCTGCTGACAGTATGGTACTATAGCAGCTTTTTGGTCTATGAATGTTAACTCACCTATGTGTGTATGTAATTGGACATGCTGAATTTTTTTTGCTGttcaacttaaatattttgtGTATGTTCTTTTTTAATTGTAACCTTCCTTTGAAGGTTCATTTAGTTTCTTTCATTAATGCGGTAAGTCCTACTTCTTGCCATATTGCCTTATCGTTTTTGTTCATATGATCCCTTACCCTTCATGCTAATTAGTATAATGGTTTCTTTAGTCTTAACATTCAATCAAATATCATCTGGAAAATAACATTGTCAAGTTCACAAGTAACAATATATCTTTGTTTTATTCACATGAAATGCGAATGCTTAGAATGCTAATATTTTGTGttttttgaataaatcaaaaacaaattttttgttatattttagGATGCTGGAGGTGTCTACCGCCCTCCGAGGTTTGCTCCTACAAGTATGGATGAGGATAAGATATCAAAGCAGGAAAAACAGGCCCT
Coding sequences within:
- the LOC135585802 gene encoding uncharacterized protein LOC135585802 isoform X1 — translated: MSDHHESRSGGEESLALPLTRDSPQLVALLKDMKDGLDVVRSKLDVLTQKVVRENQFPTSEGMSYLDAKYLLLLSYCQSIVYYLLRKAKGLSVQDHPIVKSLVEIRLFLEKIRPIDKKLEYQTQKLIRAASNFVSEKISTPDDKEKSFQDEEDPLKYRPNPGMLVSKSEPGAQDAGGVYRPPRFAPTSMDEDKISKQEKQALRREKALLRQAKQSTYVKELMDDFEDRPEELRENIGAESRELTRYVAKREERARQEEELFTRAPVAKRDKQIEKHMKKSRNGLLGFTDGFYDEIRMLPMEEKENYETSSHMNNDKQGKKFKRRKRKH
- the LOC135585802 gene encoding uncharacterized protein LOC135585802 isoform X2, which translates into the protein MSDHHESRSGGEESLALPLTRDSPQLVALLKDMKDGLDVVRSKLDVLTQKVRENQFPTSEGMSYLDAKYLLLLSYCQSIVYYLLRKAKGLSVQDHPIVKSLVEIRLFLEKIRPIDKKLEYQTQKLIRAASNFVSEKISTPDDKEKSFQDEEDPLKYRPNPGMLVSKSEPGAQDAGGVYRPPRFAPTSMDEDKISKQEKQALRREKALLRQAKQSTYVKELMDDFEDRPEELRENIGAESRELTRYVAKREERARQEEELFTRAPVAKRDKQIEKHMKKSRNGLLGFTDGFYDEIRMLPMEEKENYETSSHMNNDKQGKKFKRRKRKH